In Topomyia yanbarensis strain Yona2022 chromosome 2, ASM3024719v1, whole genome shotgun sequence, one DNA window encodes the following:
- the LOC131678685 gene encoding cilia- and flagella-associated protein 57 yields MEKEARTKAISIVPKNVFGLRTDILGNVHFTVKQEIIYPVAGVLAIHDYTTNKQKFLRFPENYRPERIVISPDRKFIAVSERNAENKSLINIYEIATLKKRKTLQLPPDCPNTQIGNICFTFDSRGIAVLSVEPDAFLSIFSFDRNESLIIGRASNSNQQGQANYLSCNPSDATIVAVGGFYMLKIMNKTDKGFGQIGSVKGDNLLVTSIAWLTSDSLVAGTAETELIIVESGDLKLKLRADDVEKIDLTADVEGDISPSSADASGMKRDNHDVLCLTQFDQGFLYSIHNAVHVFEKLSNYAFMKKSIIRIPISLYDEDTYKIMNVAVNAEQDTIVVATKHSQIYIGMLFVPETLKVSELVFRHLGEPLHVSGIIGLSVCSWKPIVMTASNDLTIRLWNYQSMKIELVKKYQIEIGVIALHPSGLFAAVGFIDLLRVMQIQLDDLKLTKTFNFPSCTQLKFSNQGHLLAAAHGKIISLICIFTFEVIQTLKGHNGKILSLSWSTDDAILASGGDDGAIYKWNVVTGDRMEEIVQKGIHYRSLTLTSDAHSVYAITNTGLIREMFKSDIFREFKIPELTPLTDIAMSRSDTIMFVGTEKGHLYYVDSSNGNCNNFRFFNTEITKICITYNDCTLVTAASDGTLVIWTMLNNEGKTAPHARELGLCSDILIPRQDLLDKNDTIATLELRIQQQIMEFQYKMQQGDAFHSEQMRDIHRDYCSAIEELKKKNEEMGLAHLEECNLMTASIAQAKEDHQKEMMDFEAQFHEKIIMEYDKLTNLKQQMDQMREDYEIKLRRSAGCLQDTIESLEAEQKKNLNEKQEIINSLLKEMDRRRQEFQEYCKQVDVDNDRKKVELQLDYEKKLLEEEENCMKWRGEAGVLKKKFSTLSREAENYRKDIETLQYQHGRFQLAIKQHQKEIEELKREVSEREAVIRDREKKMHELSKKNGELEKYKQVQTHKINELKSQIEPKDREIKEKKEVISEMEKKLEELQQSNKQLALQLQELRDKYYGADLELRKERNLFRSAKNKYQQVCGEIYNVSGLIQKPDELKRGITDMCHRYSDNKELQKSLALDEDVQNEFLRQREHLEKLMKSAKLKSNCRKDNGESVRLMKENMELLDELNKLRELLNEKQRACTRMEALLGLSSKTVAPREAKLMLEKAVADKDDLENRHQEQVAKLQDVIKALSSENQNLRSEIVTLNKRNNGN; encoded by the exons CAAATCGCTAATAAATATATACGAAATTGCCACCTTGAAGAAACGCAAAACTCTCCAACTACCTCCCGACTGCCCAAACACCCAAATCGGCAACATCTGTTTCACCTTCGACTCGCGTGGAATCGCGGTTCTGTCCGTCGAACCGGACGCATTCCTTTCGATCTTCTCGTTCGATAGGAACGAATCGCTCATCATCGGACGAGCATCGAACTCCAACCAGCAAGGTCAGGCCAACTATCTGTCATGTAATCCGAGCGATGCGACCATCGTTGCCGTTGGCGGATTCTACATGTTGAAGATCATGAACAAAACGGACAAAGGTTTTGGTCAAATCGGAAGCGTCAAGGGAGATAACTTGCTGGTAACTTCGATCGCTTGGCTGACGTCGGATTCGTTGGTTGCAGGAACGGCAGAAACTGAATTAATCATTGTCGAGTCCGGAGATCTAAAACTAAAGTTGAGGGCAGACGATGTGGAAAAGATCGACTTGACAGCGGACGTGGAAGGAGACATTTCGCCGTCTTCAGCTGACGCATCCGGCATGAAGAGAGATAATCATGACGTTTTGTGTCTGACGCAGTTCGATCAAGGCTTTCTCTATTCGATACACAATGCGGTGCATGTGTTTGAAAAGTTATCGAACTATGCcttcatgaaaaaatcaatcATCCGAATCCCTATATCGCTGTATGACGAAGATACGTACAAGATCATGAATGTGGCCGTTAATGCAGAACAGGATACGATTGTTGTCGCTACGAAACATTCACAGATCTACATTGGGATGCTTTTTGTACCGGAAACGCTGAAAGTTAGCGAACTGGTATTCCGCCATCTAGGTGAACCTTTGCATGTCAGCGGAATCATTGGACTATCGGTATGCTCCTGGAAGCCGATCGTCATGACAGCAT CAAATGATCTCACGATTCGTCTATGGAACTACCAGTCCATGAAGATCGAATTggttaaaaaatatcaaatcgAAATAGGAGTGATTGCACTTCATCCTTCGGGGCTTTTCGCCGCCGTTGGTTTTATTGACCTTTTGCGAGTGATGCAGATTCAATTAGACGATTTGAAGCTTACTAAAACATTCAATTTCCCAAGCTGCACTCAGTTGAAATTTTCCAATCAAGGTCACTTGTTGGCGGCTGCGCACGGAAAGATCATCAGTTTAATCTGCATCTTCACATTTGAGGTCATTCAAACTCTCAAAGGTCACAATGGGAAGATATTAAGCTTGTCTTGGTCCACGGACGATGCCATTCTTGCTTCTGGTGGAGATGATGGAGCCATCTATAAGTGGAACGTAGTTACCGGAGATCGCATGGAAGAGATCGTTCAAAAAGGAATTCATTACAGATCGCTAACTTTGACAAGTGACGCCCATTCTGTCTATGCCATCACAAACACGGGTCTCATCCGAGAGATGTTCAAGTCGGACATT tttcgaGAATTTAAGATCCCCGAGTTAACTCCCCTCACGGACATTGCCATGTCACGCTCAGATACTATCATGTTCGTAGGAACAGAAAAAGGTCATCTGTACTACGTGGATAGCAGTAACGGAAACTGTAACAATTTTCGTTTTTTCAACAcggaaattacaaaaatctgcATAACTTACAACGACTGTACACTGGTAACTGCCGCTTCCGATGGAACGCTAGTGATTTGGACTATGCTGAACAACGAGGGTAAAACGGCTCCGCATGCGCGTGAACTCGGACTTTGCTCGGATATTCTCATACCAAGACAAGATCTGCTGGACAAAAATGACACGATCGCCACACTGGAATTAAGAATTCAGCAACAGATCATGGAGTTTCAGTATAAGATGCAACAAGGCGATGCGTTTCATTCGGAACAGATGCGAGACATACACCGGGACTACTGCTCAGCAATCGAGGAGTTGAAG AAAAAGAATGAAGAAATGGGATTGGCACATCTAGAAGAATGTAATCTGATGACAGCCAGTATTGCTCAGGCCAAGGAAGATCACCAGAAGGAAATGATGGATTTTGAAGCTCAATTTCACGAAAAGATAATAATGGAGTATGATAAATTGACCAACCTGAAGCAGCAAATGGACCAGATGCGAGAGGACTACGAAATCAAGCTACGACGATCAGCTGGCTGTTTACAGGATACAATTG AATCCTTGGAAGCGGAGCAGAAAAAGAATCTCAACGAAAAGCAAGAAATAATCAACAGTCTTTTGAAGGAGATGGATCGTAGAAGACAGGAATTTCAGGAATACTGCAAACAAGTCGATGTAGACAACGATCGGAAAAAAGTTGAATTGCAGCTAGACTACGAGAAAAAATTactagaagaagaagaaaactgTATGAAATGGAGAGGTGAAGCAGGGGTACTGAAAAAGAAGTTCTCCACGTTGAGCCGTGAAGCAGAGAACTATCGCAAAGACATCGAAACATTGCAGTACCAGCATGGACGGTTCCAACTGGCAATCAAACAACATCAAAAGGAGATCGAGGAGTTGAAGCGAGAGGTGTCGGAGCGAGAGGCAGTGATAAGAGATAGAGAGAAAAAGATGCACGAGCTAAGCAAAAAGAATGGCGAATTGGAAAAGTACAAACAAGTTCAAACGcacaaaattaacgaactcaagAGTCAAATCGAACCAAAAGaccgagaaataaaagagaaaaaagaagTGATTAGCGAGATGGAGAAAAAACTGGAGGAACTGCAACAGAGCAACAAACAACTAGCACTGCAGCTCCAAGAGCTCCGTGATAAATACTATGGAGCTGATCTTGAGTTAAGAAAAGAACGAAATCTATTCCGAAGTGCAAAGAACAAGTACCAACAGGTGTGTGGAGAAATTTACAACGTATCCGGATTAATACAAAAACCTGACGAATTGAAAAGAGGCATTACCGACATGTGCCACCGGTACTCCGACAACAAGGAATTACAAAAATCACTCGCCCTAGATGAAGACGTTCAGAATGAGTTTCTCCGACAGAGGGAGCATCTGGAGAAGCTAATGAAGAGTGCCAAGCTCAAGAGTAATTGCAGGAAAGACAATGGTGAAAGTGTGAGACTGATGAAGGAAAATATGGAATTGCTGGACGAGTTGAACAAGTTGCGTGAGCTGTTGAACGAGAAGCAGCGAGCTTGCACCCGAATGGAGGCCCTTCTAGGATTGTCCAGTAAGACTGTAGCCCCTAGAGAAGCCAAACTAATGCTGGAGAAAGCCGTTGCG GATAAGGATGACTTGGAAAACCGGCATCAAGAGCAGGTTGCAAAATTACAAGACGTCATAAAGGCTCTATCAAGCGAAAATCAAAACCTGCGATCAGAAATAGTAACTCTAAATAAAAGAAATAATGGAAACTGA
- the LOC131678687 gene encoding glucose-fructose oxidoreductase domain-containing protein 1 codes for MLPGIGMFGTGEITKVLVPILRDKGFKIAAIWGRTLREAEEASLELQIPFFTSKIDDVLLRKDVDMVFITCPPYLHSQISVKALGIGKHVVCDKPMSLFQADALKMVRACQYYPTLISIVNHSLRFLPAIGHMKKAIQEGYLGPPEQLSLIDVKVRMSSLFHNKFDWLCDETMGGGVLNLVGSHVIDLVKFLTERKAVKVHGTVRTYVKHIGQINGIRQITAPDFCTFQMELESGTLVTVNINCHISNNAFHQEVAVYGGAGHLTVRGGDLVAHRMADDSGTIKEEMLYVDVQDLQFSTSETTLPRPYVKGLCKLVGALRDAFHPTQESTGWIKEPVQSAATFEDGLYVQAVLDAIRKSSEERCWSKVNICTESPTNQKFLSAARMTSATALH; via the exons ATGCTGCCGGGCATCGGAATGTTCGGTACCGGTGAAATTACTAAAGTATTGGTACCGATTCTTCGCGACAAAGGCTTCAAAATTGCTGCAATCTGGGGCCGTACACTGAGGGAAGCGGAAGAAGCATCGCTCGAGCTACAAATTCCCTTTTTCACCAGCAAAATAGATGATGTTCTGCTGCGTAAGGACGTCGATATGGTATTTATCACCTGTCCGCCGTATCTGCACTCGCAGATCTCGGTCAAAGCACTCGGTATCGGAAAGCATGTGGTATGTGATAAACCGATGAGTTTGTTTCAAGCGGATGCTTTGAAGATGGTCCGTGCTTGCCAATACTATCCGACGCTAATTTCGATTGTGAATCATTCGCTACGGTTCTTGCCAGCCATTGGGCACATGAAGAAAGCTATACAGGAGGGCTATTTGGGTCCCCCGGAGCAGTTGTCTCTGATTGATGTTAAG GTCAGAATGAGTTCTTTGTTTCATAATAAGTTCGATTGGTTGTGTGACGAAACAATGGGCGGAGGTGTTTTGAATCTTGTTGGAAGTCATGTTATAGATTTGGTAAAGTTCCTAACGGAACGTAAGGCTGTTAAGGTGCACGGAACTGTTCGTACCTACGTTAAACATATTGGCCAGATTAATGGGATTCGACAGATTACGGCCCCAGACTTTTGCACTTTCCAGATGGAACTGGAAAGCGGTACACTAGTGACTGTCAATATTAATTGCCACATTTCGAATAATGCCTTTCACCAGGAGGTGGCAGTTTACGGTGGAGCTGGTCATCTGACTGTTAGAGGCGGTGATTTGGTTGCGCATCGTATGGCTGACGATTCAGGAACAATCAAGGAGGAGATGTTGTATGTGGACGTACAGGATTTGCAGTTTTCAACCTCGGAAACAACACTGCCGAGGCCTTACGTGAAGGGCCTATGTAAATTGGTTGGCGCTTTGAGAGATGCTTTTCATCCTACGCAGGAATCGACCGGGTGGATAAAGGAACCAGTCCAGTCGGCGGCCACGTTCGAAGATGGCCTTTACGTTCAAGCGGTACTGGATGCTATTCGAAAGTCTAGCGAGGAACGGTGTTGGTCTAAGGTGAACATTTGTACGGAATCGCCTACCAATCAGAAGTTTCTGTCCGCTGCCAGAATGACATCGGCAACGGCGCTTCATTGA